From Azospirillaceae bacterium:
CCAGGCCAGGTTCTGGGGAATATGGAAGCCGGACTTTTCGTCACCCGCCGTCGGGGCCCGTCCGGCCCCGGTCGAATAAAGGGCGGCCAAACGGGCCTGCGCTATGGCATCGCCGGCTTCGGCGGCGGCGATGTTCCATCGCATGGCCGCCGTGGGGTCGGGCAGCACTCCGCGGCCCTGCTCAAAAATTTCGGCCAAATCCCGCATGGCCTCGACCGAACCGGCCCGTGCCGCGGCCAGCAACGCCCGGGCAGCCTCGACAAGGCTGCCCCGGGCCTGCAAGCGTCGGGCGAGGGCCAGGTAACGGACGGCGGCACCGCGGCCCGCCGTCCAACTCATGGCATGGTCGATCAAGGTCAACAGGCTGGACATGGTCCCTGCCCAACGGGAAGCGTGAGGATCAAGGCTCGCGCATGCCTTCGGAGGCCTGCCGCAGTACCGTTCCCATCAGATACATGAAGATGGTGCGGCGGCCGACCACGATATCGGCATCCAGCGGCATACCCGGCACCAGATGGACATCACCCTGGACATTCTGCAGCTTGGTCTCGGTCAGTTCCACCCGCCCCTTGAAGTAACGGCGCTGTGTCGGCTGGCCGTTGTCCTGCTTGGTGAAGCTGTCATCGGTGACGGTGCGCAGGATGCCCTTGGCCGTCCCATGCTCGACGTAGCGATAGGCCTCCAGCTTGATTTCGACCTTGTCGCCCAGCTTGATATGCCCCTGGTCGGCGCCATCGATGTCCAGTTCCGCCTCCAGCGGGGCGTTGGCCGGCACCAGGGTGACCAGTGTGTCGCCCGTCTTGGCGACCGAGCCCACGGAAATATCCGCCACGCTCAGGATCGAGCCGTCGTCCATGGCCCGCAATTCCACCAGGTCGTTCCGGCGGTCGGCTTTCGACAGGTCGTCCTTGGCCTTTTGCAGATCGGAACGCTTGTCGGTCAGGTCGTTGCCCAGGTCGATCTGCCATTGATGGACATAGGAATCCCGTTCGGACCGCAAGGCTTCCAGGTCGTGGGAAGCGGAACTGGCCTGCTGCTCGGCGCTGGCCAGGTTACGCATCATCTCGGTCCGGTTGTCCTGGGCCAGCAAGGTGTTCAGGCGGCTGCCGTATTCCTTCTTCTCCAGCTTGGAGCGCATGTCCTCGATTTCCGTGGTCACCGCCACGCGGGACTTGAAGTACTCGGCATCCCGCTGGCTGCGCACCATGGTGATGCGGGCGGATTCGATCTTCTGGTCATAATTGGAGATGCTGGCCTTGTATTCCGCCTGCCGGGACCGCCAGACCGACAGCTGCAACTGTTCCTGCGTGCTGGCATTGGCGCCCGGATCATAGAGCACGCCCTTCTGTTCCGCCTCCATCCGCGCGACCTGGGCGGTCAGCGACTGCGCCTGCTCGCGCGTTTGCGACACGTCCGCCGAAGCGAAGGTGGGATCCAGCGTCACCAGCAGGTCGCCCTTGTGAACCTCCTGCCCGGGAAGCACGTTGATGGAACGCACGACCGAGGTGTCGAACGCCTGCACCACCAGGCTGGGGGTGCGCGACACGACGCGGCCGGGAGCGGTCACGACCTCATCCAGCTTGACGACCGAGATCAGGAACAAGCCCACGGCCACCATGGCCGTCATGGTGTACAGGGTTGCCCGCACCGGCTTGGGATAAGGGGCGCCCACCACCGCGGCGATCTCCGACTGGAAGTCGTTGATCGCCTGGGCGACGACAGCGTCAGTCCCGTTTTTCGGGACCAGAGAGCGCGCGCTCATTGGCAACTCCGGAAGATTGATGACGGTTCTGCTGGAACCAGAGGTGACGGTAAATATCGCAGCGCTGAAGCAACTCTTCATGCGTGCCGACATCGTAGACCCGGCCGCGTTCCATCACCACGATGACATCGCAGTTCACCAGCGACGTCAGGCGGTGGGAAATGACCACCATGGTGCGTCCGTCGGAAATGCGCGACAGGTTGGCGTTGATGATCGCCTCGCTGTCCGGATCCAGGGCGCTGGTGGCCTCATCCAGGATCAGCATGGGCGGGTTGACCAGCAGCGCGCGGGCGATGGCGATGCGCTGGCGCTGGCCACCCGAGATGTTGGTCGACCCTTCCGCCAGATAGGTGTCGTAACCGCGGGGCAGGCGTTCGATGAACTCCTCGGCGCCGGCCATGCGGGCGGCCTCGATGATCTCCTCGAACGAGGCGTCGGCGCGGGCGGCGGCGATGTTCTCGCGCACGCTGCCGCTGAACAGGAAATTGTCCTGCAGCACCACGCCCAGGTTGGCACGCAGATGGGCCAGATCCATCTGGCGCATGTCGACGCCATCGATCTTGATCAGGCCTTCATAGTCCTGGTGCAGGCCCTGCAGCAACCGGGTCAGGGTGGTCTTGCCCGATCCGCTGCGCCCCATCACGCCCACGACGCTGCCGCGGGGAATGTCGACCGTGACCCGGTCCAGGGCCTTGGTCTGGCTGCCGGGATAGCGGAAGCTGACATCCTCGAAACTCAGGTGCCCGTGGAAACGGGGACGCAGCCCGTGGTCGGCCCGCAGTTCCTCAGGCGGGATGTTGACCATGGACGCGACCTGGACGACGGCACCCCGCACTTCCTGGATTTGCTGCAGCAGGCCGGCGATCTGCACCAGGGGGGCCGTGGCGCGGCTCGCCAGCATGGTGAAGGCCACCAGCGAACCGGCCAGCGCGGGCTGGTCGCTCGACAGCGCCATGTAGCAACCGACCAGCAGCGTTCCGGAATAGGTCAGCTTTTCCAGCGGCTGCAGGATGGTCTGGGGCTGGTTGGACGCCAGCGCCAGATTACGGTTGGCACGCACCGCCTGGGCCGCACGCACGTCCCAGCCCCGGCGCTTGGTCGCTTCCAGCGCCAGGGACTTGACCGTGCGCATGCCGTGCACCGTCTCCACCAGGTACGAGTTCTTGCGGGTTTCCGCCTCGACCACCTTGCCGTGATAACGCCCGATGACGGGCATGTACAACAGGACGACCAGGAACATGACGCAGGCGATGCCCAGCACCCAGAGACTGAGGATCGCGTTCATGTAGAACATGACCGGGATCAGGATGATCAAGGTCATGCTGTCCAGCGCGGTGCCGAACAGCTGCCCGGTCAGGAAGTTGCGGATGCGCCAGATTTCGTTCAGGCGGTAGGTGATCAGGCCGGTGGGCAGGGATTCGAACACTTCGATGGGCAAGCCCAGCAGCCGATCGTAAACGTAGGCCGTCATCCGGCCATCGACGCGGGCCGCCCCTTCCGCCACCAGGAAGCGCTTCAGCCAACCGAAGGTGGTGTCGAACACGATGATGAAGGCCACGGCGACGACCAGGACCGCCAGGGTGGACATGCGCTGGTGCACCAGGATGCGGTCCACCACGATCATGTAGACGAAGGGCGGCGCCAGGGCGAAAAGGCTGAGGATAAGGCCAGCCACCCCCACATCGCGGAAAATGCGACGCTCGCGCATCACCTGGCCGATCAGCCAGCTCAGGCCGAACGGGGCCTCATCCTCGTCCAGGCCCTGCTCGGGCTTGACCAGGACGATATCGCCGGCCCAGATCTCATCCAGCGAGATCTCGTCCATCGGACGCACCTGAGTGGGCGCCGCGGGGTCGCGCACATAGATCACGGGCGGCGACACGCTGGGCGACACGCCGGTCAACACCAGGGCGCTGCCATCCTTCAGGCACAGGATGGCCGGAACCGCGCGTCCCAGACGCATGAGCTGGCGCCAGTTCATGCGCACGGCCTGGGCCTGGAATCCTTTTTCCTGGGCCGCATGCACCAGCGTCGCCCGCTGCACCTCGCCTGCGCCGGCGGCGTAGGCCCGCACCAATTGCTCAGCTGAGAGGTGCACGCCATGGTGTTGGGCCACCAGCAGCAACGCGGTCAACATCGTGTGTTCCACGCTGGTGCCGCCGATAGTTGAAGAATCCGCGTTCACATCATCCGCCGTACTGCCACCCCATCATGCCGGCCATCCCCAAGGGGATACGGGGGCCGGCTCCCCTTCCGGCGCGACCTTACGCACCCCCAGTGCAAACAGCAATTTTTACCTGCCCAGGGAACCGATTTTCTGCCGGTTAATCCCCTGTTCAAATCAAAGCGGCCGCCTGTCCAATAGACCGTGAGCGGGCGCTGGGCAGCCAAAGCGTTGTGACATCAACATTCGCCAGGCCGGAACAGCGCGAGTCCGGGCATCGAACCGTGACACCACCAGATGCCGGGCATGTTGTCGCAGGCCATCCGCCCCCAGCCCCATTTCCAGCACCTCGTCCACCCGTTCGGCCAGGCGGGTCGACTCATGGAAGGGAAACAGCAGGGCGTTGACGCCCTCTTCCACCACTTCGCGCACCGGTGCCGTGTCGGACGCCACCAGCGGCACACCGCAGGCCATGGCCTCCAGCACCGACCACGACAGCACGAAGGGATATGTGAGATAGACGTGCGCTTTGGACAAGCGCATCAGGTTTATGAAGGCATCGTGATCGATGGGTCCCAGGAAGTGGACCCGGGACCGGTCCAGCCCTTCCCCCAATTCGGCCAGCAGCCGTTCCCTCCAGCTGCCGCCACCGGCCGGCGGATTGCCGTAGCTGACGCCGTCCGACCCGGCCAAAACCACGTGCGCGCGTGGCCGGCGGCGCAGTATTTCCGGCAAGGCGCGCATGAAGACATGGAAACCGCGATAGGGTTCCAGGTCACGCGCCACGTAGGTGACCACCTCGTCCGCCGCCGTCAGGCTGCCGCCCTCCGGCAACATCAGCGGTTGGGCCGGCCCCGGGCAGGCCAGGTCGGTGTCGATCCCCTCATGCAGGATCTCGATGCGGTCCCGGAACGGGTCGGGATGCAGGTCACGCTGCCACCGGGTTGGCGATATCGCCAGGTCGGCGGCCTCAAGCGCCAGGAGGT
This genomic window contains:
- a CDS encoding HlyD family type I secretion periplasmic adaptor subunit, whose amino-acid sequence is MSARSLVPKNGTDAVVAQAINDFQSEIAAVVGAPYPKPVRATLYTMTAMVAVGLFLISVVKLDEVVTAPGRVVSRTPSLVVQAFDTSVVRSINVLPGQEVHKGDLLVTLDPTFASADVSQTREQAQSLTAQVARMEAEQKGVLYDPGANASTQEQLQLSVWRSRQAEYKASISNYDQKIESARITMVRSQRDAEYFKSRVAVTTEIEDMRSKLEKKEYGSRLNTLLAQDNRTEMMRNLASAEQQASSASHDLEALRSERDSYVHQWQIDLGNDLTDKRSDLQKAKDDLSKADRRNDLVELRAMDDGSILSVADISVGSVAKTGDTLVTLVPANAPLEAELDIDGADQGHIKLGDKVEIKLEAYRYVEHGTAKGILRTVTDDSFTKQDNGQPTQRRYFKGRVELTETKLQNVQGDVHLVPGMPLDADIVVGRRTIFMYLMGTVLRQASEGMREP
- a CDS encoding peptidase domain-containing ABC transporter codes for the protein MLTALLLVAQHHGVHLSAEQLVRAYAAGAGEVQRATLVHAAQEKGFQAQAVRMNWRQLMRLGRAVPAILCLKDGSALVLTGVSPSVSPPVIYVRDPAAPTQVRPMDEISLDEIWAGDIVLVKPEQGLDEDEAPFGLSWLIGQVMRERRIFRDVGVAGLILSLFALAPPFVYMIVVDRILVHQRMSTLAVLVVAVAFIIVFDTTFGWLKRFLVAEGAARVDGRMTAYVYDRLLGLPIEVFESLPTGLITYRLNEIWRIRNFLTGQLFGTALDSMTLIILIPVMFYMNAILSLWVLGIACVMFLVVLLYMPVIGRYHGKVVEAETRKNSYLVETVHGMRTVKSLALEATKRRGWDVRAAQAVRANRNLALASNQPQTILQPLEKLTYSGTLLVGCYMALSSDQPALAGSLVAFTMLASRATAPLVQIAGLLQQIQEVRGAVVQVASMVNIPPEELRADHGLRPRFHGHLSFEDVSFRYPGSQTKALDRVTVDIPRGSVVGVMGRSGSGKTTLTRLLQGLHQDYEGLIKIDGVDMRQMDLAHLRANLGVVLQDNFLFSGSVRENIAAARADASFEEIIEAARMAGAEEFIERLPRGYDTYLAEGSTNISGGQRQRIAIARALLVNPPMLILDEATSALDPDSEAIINANLSRISDGRTMVVISHRLTSLVNCDVIVVMERGRVYDVGTHEELLQRCDIYRHLWFQQNRHQSSGVANERALSGPEKRD
- a CDS encoding glycosyltransferase, producing MYRVLMLHRDFPGQFRHLVRSLSQDDRIEVRALGQRVEAAVPGVCPRLYGPVPAVGPGTHPYLRTVADYVGRGQAVLAAALAWRQDGYRPDLVIGHGGFGDTLYIKDLWPDVPVVGYFEFYYRSRGADLGFDPEFPHTLDDQARVRTLNAVNLLALEAADLAISPTRWQRDLHPDPFRDRIEILHEGIDTDLACPGPAQPLMLPEGGSLTAADEVVTYVARDLEPYRGFHVFMRALPEILRRRPRAHVVLAGSDGVSYGNPPAGGGSWRERLLAELGEGLDRSRVHFLGPIDHDAFINLMRLSKAHVYLTYPFVLSWSVLEAMACGVPLVASDTAPVREVVEEGVNALLFPFHESTRLAERVDEVLEMGLGADGLRQHARHLVVSRFDARTRAVPAWRMLMSQRFGCPAPAHGLLDRRPL